Proteins encoded by one window of Salvia splendens isolate huo1 chromosome 7, SspV2, whole genome shotgun sequence:
- the LOC121810367 gene encoding uncharacterized protein LOC121810367, whose protein sequence is MTTLICWNMVEPHMPQRALRQFGIVQPYIPIVDRFHGSDFTKQDRRGKAGRNWVQWHANHIQDWHNRHDTVYVDLEYSLVPVATDEYMDWCRRITVVYLTKPGVHSHEGFHETAASHHYAVETLHKIRHFLREQDMSGRPDLFTISRMVEDGLQICGEAETMDHRPSQRSELDLDMPVRQKAKRRGKKKVGGESSSSRMDTQLVDDSDDDFVAPPPPRSAVRGRHSVSHTGGTGEDFGLSDQQSPPRSSARDDIDLENAVVEDTPPSRIPKTSIGKGISSLFMRKRRDE, encoded by the exons ATGACAACACTAATCTGCTGGAATATGGTTGAGCCACACATGCCACAGCGGGCGTTGCgacaatttgggattgtccaacctTATATCCCGATTGTCGACCGGTTCCACGGATCTGATTTTACGAAACAGGATCGACGTGGCAAAGCAGGTCGGAACTGGGTTCAGTGGCACGCCAATCATATACAAGATTGGCATAATAGGCACGACACGGTGTATGTTGATTTGGAGTACTCATTGGTGCCTGTTGCTACTGATGAGTACATGGATTGGTGTCGCCGGATAACCGTGGTGTACCTAACAAAACCTGGGGTGCATTCTCATGAGGGCTTCCATGAAACGGCTGCCTCTCATCACTACGCG gtggagacccTTCACAAAATACGCCACTTTCTTAGGGAGCAAGACATGTCAGGACGGCCGGATTTATTCACCATTTCGAGAATGGTTGAAGATGGCCTCCAGATATGTGGGGAAGCTGAGACGATGGACCACCGTCCTTCACAGCGCTCTGAGCTGGACCTTGACATGCCCGTGCGGCAAAAAGCGAAGCGGCGTGGAAAGAAGAAAGTTGGGGGAGAGTCGTCATcatcaaggatggatactcagttggttgATGATTCTGATGACGATTTTGtggctccacctccaccaagatctgccgTGCGGGGTCGTCACTCAGTCAGCCACACGGGTGGTACAGGAGAAGATTTCGGTCTCAGCGATCAACAatctccacctcggtcttctgCGAGAGACGACATTGATTTAGAGAATGCCGTCGTTgaagatactcctccgtctagaaTCCCTAAGACCAGCATCGGGAAGGGAATCAGTAGTCTGTTTATGCGTAAAAGGCGAGACGAGTGA
- the LOC121810302 gene encoding uncharacterized protein LOC121810302: MLQLFLCEPAWDHDTRNDEYSKQRISLLDELEQSIWSFISSGSRSESRLWLCNTISGINSIRPHHQRDLFLSLLRSKPIKWNLASQLLQLIFQKQPQKMGPIIARKCCKLENFFKGNSRRILQWFSNFAGTGGSDHGKGAKALSQFAFVNRDICWEELEWKGKHGQSPAMVATKPHYFLDLDVLRTVDNFLEYVPEFWSSREFSESLKDGSILLSDTQYFVDLFTDLMYEEELEEVWEVIDEFLMEQSFSFLCHHLLIILEEHDLCHFLDLVPKYLTQKSETVGLGSASEWFEAILSKYSASTTIDQLLLLTAVTSQGRHLLRLVQEEGSEEQKQKIKDVVSQLCELSNHANDLAIILKEGLNSNPLVVIKRLGVQSWAIYYWLSREFHKTESWESLFVNNGIKFRQSDKYAMLHDDDFPEDGSEYDRGSRVSLKRKKHRKHKRRRQRNFNPTEDYEDELVGHDILNNRLDLQSKVGDWLLSTDGYSSVWSSVDLPEHLSRHCFIVWLKWVFAKSEMVP, from the exons ATGCTTCAGCTTTTCCTTTGCGAGCCTGCCTGGGACCATGACACCAGGAATGATGAATATAGTAAGCAGAGAATATCACTTCTTGATGAATTAGAACAATCAATCTGGTCATTTATTTCATCAGGAAGCCGATCAGAATCTCGGCTGTGGCTCTGTAACACAATATCAGGCATAAACTCCATCCGCCCCCACCACCAACGAGACTTATTTCTGAGCCTATTGAGATCCAAGCCAATTAAGTGGAACTTAGCATCACAACTTCTGCAATTGATCTTTCAGAAACAACCACAAAAGATGGGGCCTATAATAGCAAGGAAATGCTGCAAGCTGGAGAATTTTTTTAAAG GAAATTCTAGGCGCATCCTACAGTGGTTCTCTAATTTTGCTGGTACTGGTGGCTCAGATCATGGAAAAGGTGCTAAAGCATTATCCCAGTTTGCTTTTGTAAACCGAGATATTTGTTGGGAGGAGCTGGAGTGGAAAGGTAAACATGGGCAGTCTCCTGCCATGGTTGCAACGAAGCCCCATTATTTCCTTGATTTAGATGTTCTGCGAACTGTTGATAATTTTCTTGAGTATGTACCTGAATTCTGGTCATCCCGCGAGTTCTCCGAGTCGTTAAAGGATGGTAGCATTTTGCTGAGTGATACACAATATTTTGTTGACTTGTTTACTGACCTGATGTATGAGGAGGAACTAGAAGAAGTTTGGGAAGTTATTGATGAATTCCTCATGGAGCAATCTTTCTCATTCTTATGCCATCACCTTCTGATCATTCTCGAAGAGCATGATTTGTGTCATTTCCTGGATCTGGTACCAAAATATCTTACACAAAAATCAGAAACAGTTGGGCTTGGCAGTGCATCTGAATGGTTTGAAGCGATACTTTCAAAATACAGTGCGTCTACTACCATAGATCAGCTACTTCTGCTTACTGCTGTGACTAGTCAAGGTCGCCATCTCCTGAGGCTTGTTCAGGAAGAAGGTAGCGAGGAACAAAAACAAAAGATAAAGGATGTGGTTTCTCAGCTTTGTGAACTGTCAAATCATGCCAATGATTTGGCAATAATATTGAAAGAAGGCCTAAATAGCAACCCCTTAGTCGTCATAAAAAGGTTGGGTGTGCAGTCCTGGGCGATATATTATTGGCTATCACGAGAATTTCACAAGACTGAATCCTGGGAGTCTTTGTTTGTCAACAATGGAATAAAATTTCGCCAGTCTGACAAGTATGCTATGCTACATGATGATGACTTTCCGGAAGATGGATCAGAGTATGATAGAGGATCTAGAGTAAGCCTCAAGCGCAAGAAGCATAGAAAACACAAAAGAAGAAGACAGCGAAATTTCAATCCTACTGAAGATTATGAAGATGAGTTGGTTGGACATGATATATTGAATAACAGGCTAGATCTGCAATCCAAGGTGGGTGATTGGTTGCTCTCAACTGATGGCTATTCTTCTGTATGGAGCAGT GTGGATCTGCCAGAGCACCTTTCAAGGCATTGCTTTATTGTGTGGCTGAAGTGGGTGTTTGCCAAGAGCGAGATGGTGCCTTAA